A single genomic interval of Chloroflexota bacterium harbors:
- a CDS encoding cytochrome c maturation protein CcmE, producing the protein MRARPATLLGLGLVVAALIALLGLAVTNAVVYYVTPTELAASPVNGPVRLYGIVVAGSVTFDRSTGALSFRVSDGQTTETVTSRFLPTALFRDGIGVVLVGRTFGPRAFAADEILIKHSAVYEPLKPGETIPPDILQQIRGGG; encoded by the coding sequence ATGCGCGCCCGGCCGGCGACGCTCCTCGGGCTCGGATTGGTCGTCGCGGCGCTCATCGCGCTTCTTGGCCTTGCGGTCACGAACGCGGTGGTCTACTACGTGACGCCGACCGAACTCGCGGCGAGCCCGGTCAACGGCCCGGTCCGACTGTACGGGATCGTCGTCGCAGGCTCAGTCACCTTCGACCGCTCGACGGGCGCGCTGTCGTTCCGGGTGTCGGATGGGCAGACGACCGAGACCGTGACGAGCCGGTTCCTCCCGACCGCCCTCTTCCGCGACGGGATCGGCGTCGTCCTCGTCGGGCGAACCTTCGGGCCCAGGGCCTTCGCGGCCGACGAGATCCTCATCAAGCACTCCGCGGTGTACGAACCGCTCAAGCCCGGGGAGACAATCCCGCCCGACATCCTGCAGCAGATCCGGGGCGGCGGATGA
- the ccsA gene encoding cytochrome c biogenesis protein CcsA — translation MIVLRRLLAPSAAAALAAVAVVVTIGLFIVPPDRLQGQVERIMYVHVPAAWIAYLAFFVTFAASVRYLWRRDLAADRLAAASAEVGLVFTAVAIVTGSIWGKATWGIWWDWDPRLTTTALLLVIYMGYVLVRASIVDRVRRARAGAVIGIVGFANVPIVHFSVLWWRSLHQPPTIIQPGDPTIGDVLLAELLASVLAYTLLFLYLLNRRLELERARDEAELALLERS, via the coding sequence ATGATCGTGCTTCGACGCCTCCTCGCGCCATCCGCCGCCGCCGCCCTCGCGGCCGTCGCGGTGGTCGTGACGATCGGTCTCTTCATCGTCCCGCCCGACCGGTTGCAGGGTCAGGTCGAGCGGATCATGTACGTCCACGTGCCGGCGGCCTGGATCGCGTATCTCGCCTTCTTCGTCACGTTCGCGGCGAGCGTCCGATATCTGTGGCGGCGCGACCTCGCGGCCGATCGGCTGGCGGCCGCGAGCGCCGAGGTCGGCCTCGTCTTCACCGCCGTGGCGATCGTGACCGGTTCGATCTGGGGCAAGGCGACGTGGGGCATCTGGTGGGATTGGGATCCGCGCCTGACGACGACCGCGCTGCTCTTGGTGATCTACATGGGCTATGTCCTCGTCCGCGCGTCGATCGTCGACCGGGTTCGCCGGGCTCGCGCCGGCGCGGTCATCGGGATCGTCGGCTTTGCGAACGTCCCGATCGTCCATTTCTCCGTCCTGTGGTGGCGGAGCCTGCACCAACCACCGACGATCATCCAACCCGGCGACCCGACGATCGGCGACGTGCTGCTGGCGGAGCTGCTGGCGAGCGTCCTCGCCTACACGCTGCTCTTCCTGTACCTGCTCAACCGCCGGCTCGAGCTCGAGCGGGCGCGCGATGAGGCCGAGCTGGCGCTGCTCGAACGGTCATGA
- a CDS encoding heme lyase CcmF/NrfE family subunit, giving the protein MIGSAGLTASLAGFVLAVLGLVVALRAVRSGSFDPSLRRFVFATAALAIGANVIMVVALVVHDFSVVYVAQVGGRETPLLYTIASLWGALEGSILFWAGLLASLTALLVLRTAARDEGRLPPALAVLFGLLVFFLGIVVGPGNPWGRVSPVPADGPGPNPLLQNNPLMVVHPPLLYLGLVGLAIPFALTISALVRGELDRPWLAATRRWTLGAWVALSMGLVLGAWWSYAVLGWGGYWAWDPVENVALLPWLTATAFLHSAMVQARRGSLAAWNVALVVASFSLTLVATLITRSGILSSVHSFTNTPIGPLFLALVGGAVTGSVLLAVWRLPGGPPGGALGARGVAFLVNNLLLVAIAMTVLVGTLFPLFVEAATGRQVSVGAPYFERVIGPIALGLLVLAGIGPSLPWGSWTPAARRRLVPGAITGVGLAIGDLLVGGPPELILGVAIGGFALVQSTSYLVDLARRRRPPRGVRTNPATWFSWPPRRVGALLSHAGIALVALVIVAAAAGRQDATATLRDGQTLDLGAYHVELARISSEVRPDRSIVRAAVHVGGPGLDQLVTSDLSLFPNSAQTIATPAIVPGLTTDVYLVLLDVDPLAGTASLRLTIQPFMSWLWVGGLLVATGGLAALAPRLTARSTRATAPDPEAVAAGATT; this is encoded by the coding sequence ATGATCGGGAGCGCCGGACTCACCGCCAGTCTCGCCGGGTTCGTGCTGGCCGTGCTTGGCCTGGTTGTCGCCCTGCGGGCGGTGCGATCGGGCAGCTTCGATCCAAGCCTCCGGCGGTTCGTCTTCGCCACGGCCGCCCTCGCGATCGGGGCGAATGTGATCATGGTCGTCGCCCTCGTCGTCCATGACTTCTCGGTCGTCTACGTGGCCCAGGTCGGGGGCCGCGAAACGCCGCTCCTCTACACGATCGCCTCGCTCTGGGGAGCGCTCGAGGGCTCGATCCTCTTCTGGGCGGGGCTCCTGGCGTCACTGACCGCGCTGCTTGTCCTGCGCACCGCCGCCCGCGACGAGGGGCGGCTCCCGCCGGCTCTCGCCGTCTTGTTCGGATTGCTCGTCTTCTTTCTCGGCATCGTCGTCGGTCCCGGCAACCCGTGGGGACGGGTGTCACCGGTTCCGGCCGACGGGCCCGGGCCCAATCCGCTCCTTCAGAACAACCCGCTCATGGTCGTCCATCCGCCGCTCCTCTATCTCGGCCTCGTCGGTCTGGCGATCCCGTTCGCGCTGACGATCTCGGCGCTCGTTCGGGGTGAGCTCGATCGGCCGTGGCTGGCCGCGACGCGCCGCTGGACGCTCGGCGCCTGGGTCGCGTTGAGCATGGGGCTCGTGCTCGGGGCCTGGTGGTCGTATGCGGTGCTCGGCTGGGGTGGTTACTGGGCCTGGGATCCGGTGGAGAATGTCGCGCTCCTGCCGTGGTTGACCGCGACGGCGTTCCTCCACTCGGCGATGGTGCAGGCGCGGCGCGGCTCGCTCGCCGCCTGGAACGTGGCCCTCGTCGTCGCCTCATTCTCGCTCACCCTCGTGGCGACGCTCATCACCCGAAGCGGCATCCTCTCCTCGGTCCACAGCTTCACGAATACACCGATCGGGCCGCTCTTCCTCGCCCTCGTCGGCGGCGCCGTGACGGGGTCGGTCCTGCTCGCGGTCTGGCGCCTTCCGGGCGGGCCGCCCGGCGGCGCGCTCGGCGCGCGCGGGGTCGCCTTTCTCGTGAACAACCTGCTGCTCGTCGCGATCGCCATGACCGTCCTCGTGGGAACCCTGTTTCCGCTCTTCGTCGAGGCGGCGACCGGTCGGCAGGTCAGCGTCGGGGCGCCGTACTTCGAGCGGGTCATCGGGCCGATCGCGCTCGGCCTGCTCGTTCTCGCCGGCATCGGGCCGTCGCTGCCGTGGGGCTCCTGGACGCCAGCGGCGCGCCGGCGCCTCGTGCCGGGCGCGATCACGGGGGTCGGCCTCGCGATCGGCGATCTCCTCGTCGGTGGCCCGCCCGAACTCATCCTCGGGGTCGCGATCGGTGGGTTCGCGCTCGTCCAGTCGACGAGCTATCTGGTCGACCTCGCGCGCCGCCGTCGACCGCCGCGGGGCGTCCGGACGAACCCCGCGACATGGTTCAGCTGGCCACCCCGGCGAGTCGGGGCGTTGCTGAGCCACGCTGGTATCGCCCTCGTCGCGCTCGTCATCGTCGCCGCCGCGGCCGGGCGACAGGACGCCACGGCGACCCTCCGCGACGGCCAGACGCTCGACCTCGGCGCGTACCACGTCGAGCTGGCCAGGATCTCGAGCGAGGTTCGCCCGGACCGTTCGATCGTCCGGGCAGCCGTGCACGTCGGGGGGCCTGGCCTCGATCAGCTGGTCACCTCTGACCTGAGCCTTTTTCCGAACTCCGCGCAGACGATCGCCACCCCGGCGATCGTCCCGGGCCTGACCACCGACGTCTACCTCGTCTTGCTCGATGTCGACCCGCTCGCCGGCACGGCCTCCCTCCGTTTGACGATCCAGCCATTCATGAGCTGGCTGTGGGTGGGAGGGCTCCTCGTCGCGACCGGCGGTCTCGCTGCGCTGGCGCCTCGGCTGACCGCGCGATCGACCCGCGCGACCGCCCCCGACCCGGAGGCCGTGGCGGCTGGGGCGACGACGTGA